CGTTCCAGGGCATCGGCGGACTGGTCCTGCGTCGTCGTTACGCCGCGGGCGGTCAGGCGCTCGCCGCGGGCCTGTACGCCGGTGTACTACGCGCCGGCATCCCGGTGTGGACGGAAAGCCCGCTGGTCCGACTGCTGGACGACGGGGATCGTGTGACCGGTGCGGTGGTGCACCGCAACGGCATCGACGTCGCCATCAGCGCACGTCGGGGCGTGGTGCTGGCTACCGGAGGCTTCGACCACCAGATGGACTGGCGACGCAAGTTCCAGTCCGAATCGATGAACGAGGACCTCAGCCTCGGATCCGAGGGCAACACCGGCGACGGCATTCGCATCGCCCAGGATCTCGGCGCCGACACCGGACTCATGGACCAGGCCTGGTGGTTCCCCGCGTTCGCTCCCCTACCCGGCGGTGAGCCCACCGTGATGCTCGCCGAGCGGTCGCTCCCCGGGTGCCTGCTGGTCGATCAGACCGGCAACCGGTTCATCAACGAAGCCACCGACTACATGTCGTTCGGACAGCGGGTGCTGGACCGCGAACGCGTGGGCAATCCGGTCGACGTGATGTGGATGATCTTCGACCAGCGGTACCGCAACAGCTATCTGCTTGCCGCCGAACTGTTTCCGCGGATGCCGATCCCGCAGACCTGGTATGACGCCGGTATCGCGCACCGCAGTGACGATCTCGCGGGACTCGCCCGGTCGATCGGCGTCGACGCGTCGGTCCTGACCGCCACACTGAGCCGCTTCAACGCGCTCGCACACACCGGCGTCGACACCGACTTCGGCCGCGGCGACAGCGCCTACGATCGCTACTACGGCGACCCCACCGTGACACCGAACCCCAATCTGCGCCCGCTGGACGATGGCCCGCTCTACGCGGTGAAGGTGGTACTGAGTGACCTCGGCACCTGCGGTGGCGTGCGGGCCGATGCCCGCGGCCGGGCGTTGCGTGAGGACGGCTCGGTGATCGAGGGTCTCTATGCCATCGGCAACACCGCCGCCAACACCTTCGGCGCCAGCTATCCGGGCGCGGGTGCAACCATCGGGCAGGGCCTGGTGTTCGGCTACATCGCGGCCCGACACGCCGCAGGCCGGCTCGACTGATCAGAAGCGGGGGTTTCAGTCGGGCCGATCTCCGCCGGGCGGTGTTTCGTCCGACTCCTCCGCCGCGATGCGGCGCTCGACCTCGTACCAGTACTCGCGCACCGGGAACTCGATGTTCTGCGCACCCGCCTGCGCAATCTGCACCTCGACGGCGTCGAGATCCTTGATCATCTGCAGCGCGAGTTCGCGTTCGGCGGCGTAGTAACGCTCCGACCACTTCAGCGCCAGCCCCGCATACGACCAGGCGGGCTGGTCTTCGGTCCAGCGGACCTCGGTGGCGGCGGCCTGATGCATGCGGTCGGCGTAGGCGGCGTGCTCGGCGAGGACCTCCCGCAGGCGGCCCGGTTTCAGCAAGTGGCCCAGCATTACCCGCAACACCGGGTTGTGCTTGAGCGTGGGTGGCTCGACGGCCTCCTCGTTGGCCCAGCGGGTCACGGCGGACAGTCCGGCATCGGTGATCTTGTACATCCGCCGGCTGCGGGCGCCCGCGTCGACACGCGAGCTCACCAGGCCGAGCCGCTCCAGTCGCTTCAGTTCGGAATAGATCTGGCTGTACGCGGGGCTGGAGTAGAAGAACTGGATGGCCCAGTTGATCCACTTCTTGATGTCGTAACCGGACAGTTCGTCACCGCCGGAGAGCATGCCCAGCAACGCCCATCCGGTGGGCGACACGTTCAGCTCACCGAGCGGGGTGTCGGCGGCATCTGTCACTCGCCAAGGCTAGCAATGACCCGATCCACCCGGGTGACGCCACTACCGCTCATCGGGAGAACCCGTTGCGCCGCCACCCGCCTGAGGCAACATTGATCTTCTGCGAAGAAGGAGGAGCATGCCCGACCAAAGGTCTGAGTCCGGCCGGTTCGACATCGTGGTCGATGTGCTGGTGGCAGGTTCCGGTGGCGGAGTGGCCGGTGCGTATACCGCTGCCCGGGAGGGTCTTTCGGTACTGCTGGTAGAGGCCACCGACAAGTTCGGCGGCACCACGGCGTACTCCGGTGGTGGCGGCATGTGGTTTCCCTGCAACCCGGTGCTCGAACGGGCCGGAACCGACGACACCCTCGACGAGGCGTTGAAGTACTTCCACGCTGTCGTCGGCGACCGGACTCCGCGGGATCTGCAGGACGCCTACGTGATCGGCGGGGCCGCCTTCATCGCCTATCTCGAGCAGGATCACAGTTTCGAGTTCGCCGTGCTGCCCTGGCCGGACTACTACGGTTCGGTGCCGGGCGCCCGCAACGACGGGTACCGCCACATCGTCCCGAAACCGCTGCCCGACAGCGCTTTGGGCCCGTACCGAGGGTGGGTGCGGGGCCCACTCGACACCGAACGCCTCGGCGCGCCCGCACCCGACACGCTGAGCGGCGGCCGCGCACTCGTCGGCCGGTTCCTGGCCGCCCTGGACAAGCTCCCCAACGCCGACTGTTGGCGTGAGGCCCCGCTGACCGAGCTGATCGCCGACGGTGGCCGGGTGCTCGGCGCCATCGTGGAACGCGGCGGTGAGCGTCTACGCGTGTGCGCCCGGCGAGGGGTGCTGCTGGCGTCCGGCGGATTCGAGCAGAACGCCGACATGCGTAGCCGTTACGGAGTGCCGGGCCGCGCTGCAGACACCATGGGTGGCCCGGGCAGCACAGGTGCCGCCCACCGCGCGGCGATGGCGGTGGGTGCGGATGTCGACCTGATGGATCAGGCGTGGTGGTCACCGGGCCTGACACACCCCGACGGCCGTTCCGCGTTCGCGCTGTGGTTCACCGGCGGCATCTTCGTCGACCAGGACGGTAGGCGGTTCGTCAATGAATCCGCGCCGTACGACCGGTTGGGTCGTGAGGTGATCCAGCGACTCGAATCGGGGCACCTGAGACTGCCGTACTGGATGGTGTACGACAGCCGGGCCGGTGATGTGCCGCCGATCGGCGCCACCAACGTGTCGATGGTCGATCCGGCCGAGTACCGTGCGGCGGGACTCTGGCGTTCTGCCCAGACGATTTCGGGTCTCGCGGAAGAGATCGGTGTTCCCGCCGACGCTCTCGAAGCCACCATCCAGCGCTTCAACAAGATGGCCGCCAGCGGCCACGACGACGACTTCGGCCGCGGCGACGAGGCATACGACCGGGTGTTCACCGGCGGGGCCTCGCCGCTGGTTCCGATCGACACGCCGCCCTACCATGCGGCCGCCTTCGGACTGTCCGATCTCGGGACGAAAGGCGGACTACGCACCGACGCCCGCGCCCGCGTCCTCGGGCGCGACGGCGAGCCGATTCCGGGCCTGTACGCCGCCGGCAACACCATGGCCGCCGTGAGCGGTACGACCTACCCCGGCGGCGGCAATCCGATCGGGGCGTCGATGCTGTTCAGTCACTTCGCGGCGCTCGACATGGCGACGGAAGTCACCACGGCGTGAGCGATCCGATCCCGGATGCCGAGGCCGAACACGATCGCGCGCTGTACGAGCCGTTGACACAGAGCGTGCGCCACCTGGTCGACCTGACGATCCGCAGTGAGGCCGACGACGACGCCGTGCGTCGAGCACATGAACTCATCGACGAGGCCGCCGCCTTGCTCGGCTCCCGTGTGACACCCGGTTCGTTCGGGGTACGCACCGACGCCGCAGGTCACCCCATGCCGTGGGGCAACGTGGCCATCGGGTTGCGCAACCCCATCGCCCCGCCACTGGACGTACGCCGGGACGCCGACGGACGCGCGACAGCCGACCTGGTGCTCGGCGCGCCGTATGAGGGACCGCCCGGTCAGGTGCACGGCGGGGTGTGTGCATTGGTGCTCGATCACGTGCTCGGCGCCACCGCGCATCACCGTCACCAGACGGCGTTCACCGGCACCCTCACGATCCGCTATGTGCGGCCCACCTGGCTGGGTCCGCTGCGGGCCGAGGCGTGGGTCGACCGGGAAGAGGGCTCGAAAACCTTTGCCGTAGGCCACCTTCTCGGACCCGACGGCGAGGTCACCGCGCACGCGGAAGGCGTTTTCATCCGCCCCAGATCGGCCCGCTGATCATACCGGGTCGAACGCCGAGATCAGCCAGTTCCCACCGACTTTGGTCATGCTGACCACCACGCTGCTGGCTGTGAGTGACCGGTCGGGCCGTTCCTTGCTGGAGGTCTCCTGGTTGAGGAACACCAGAACCTTCGCCGAATCGGGGCGGATCTCCATCATGCCCGCCCGCGCGACCCGCGCAGTGGCCGTGATCCCCTTCTGCTGCACCGCTGGTGCCACCACATCGGAGGTGAACTTCCCGTAGTAGGTCAAGAAGTCCCCGGTCATCTTCGACCGTGCGGCGGCGAGATCCGCCTCCAATGTGTCCGGGGCGTACGACAACAGCGCGACGGTGCCGGTGGATGCGGCGGCGACGACCTCGTCGACAGCCTTCGTATCGGTCTGCCGATCGATGCGGTACTGCGTGAGGTACAGCACCGTCACCAGTGCCGCCGACGACACGAGCAGGCCCACCACGACGATCGCCCGCCAGCGTGCGCCGCAGGCCCGCGCGCCACGCCTGAGCCGATTGTCCGTACCGGCTTCGACACCGGTATCGACATTGGCATCGGCATCGGCATCGACGTCGGTTGTAGTGATCGTTTCCTCGACCGTCATGGCACGAACTCCACCTTCGCCATCTTGATCTGGTCCCCGTCGCGCCGCAGGTCCACGCTCAGGCGCCAGTTCCGCGGCGAATCCTTGGCGCCCTCGGCGTTGGTGACCGTCGACGAGACCGTCACCAACACGACGGCCGCATCGTCGGTCATCGATTCGACGGCAGCAGCGGTGGCCGTGGCCTCGGTGGTGACCTTGGCGTCCTTTGCCAGCCTGACGAAATCCTCTGAGGCGCGGGTGAATTCGTCCCGGAACTCTCCGGTGGAATTGTCGATGATGCGTTGCACGTCGCCGTCGGCGTTGTTGTGGTCGATCGACATCAGACTGACGGCCACCTGGCGCGCCGCCGCGGTGTACTCGGCACGCATGCGCTCGCTGTGTACGGTCTTCCGATGATCCCAGGTGAGGTATCCGCCGACGGTGAGCAGAGCGGCCGTGCACAGCAGTGCGACGGCCGCGGCCACCGTCGTCCACCTGGGCCGCGACAGGCGCACCCGAAAACGACCTGGGCGGCCGCGGGCCGGCTCTGTCGCGGCACCCGCCTGCTGCCGCAGCCGTGACGCGCGTTCGCGTGCCGCCGCGGCCGCCGATTCGGCTTCGGCCGCTTCGGCTTCGGCTTTCTCGGCGAGCAGGTCCGCATCGGTGCCGGCTCGTTCAGTGGTGCTCAGCAAGAACGTTCCCTCCGTAGTGCGTCGGCCCACGGGCCGATGCGGCACGGTAAGCCGGGGCGAGCACTCGTCGATGCGGCGGCTCCCACCCAGTGGGCACCGAGCACATTCGTCGACCGTGGGCCCTGTGCACGCTTTTCGGGCAGATTCCGTGCACGGGCCCCACGCTCGGGATATCAGCCGCGCGGCGTGGGGCAGCGATCACCAGTGCCGGACCGCGCACAGCGCGCCCTTGGGTCCGTCCCCGGTCGCCACCACCACACCGTCCACCGTCAGCTCACAGTGGAACATCGGGGTCGCGGGGCCTCTGCCGCTGGTGGCCGACACCATCGCCCACCGGTCCGGATCGGCCAGCTGCACGGTCAACACCCACGGCGCGCCGGGTCCCACCTCGACCTCGGCCTTCGGGCTGAAAACGTACGGATTGTGGCTGTAGTCCGCCCAGTTCGGCGGATCGGTCTCGCGGTAGTAGATGTCCGCCCGGGTCGGCGTCTGGGCGGTCACCGTGTACGTGACCTGGTGAAGCGGCGACGGATCAGCGTGTGCGGGGACCGCCAGGCACATCACCGCGGCGACCGACCCGGTCGCGAGCACCACCCGCATCAGTTGCCTCTGTCCCACAGCGGGGCCCCGTCGTGCGATTGGCAGCTCAGGAACAATCCGTCGGGGGCCTGGGCCACCCAGTGCTCGTAGCCCGCACAGCTCGTCCCGAACTCCTTCACACCGGCCATCTGTGGCGACCGGAAGTACCGCGGCTCGTACCGGCGCGGTGAACCGCAGAAGACAAGCCGGCCCCAGGAGGTCGTGCCGAAGACGTGGTAGGCGGTATCCGCACACGGCGCGCCCAGCACCACGTTCGGTGTGATGCCGGGAACGCAGGACGGTTCGTCACAGCTGTCGGCGTACGCCGGTTGCGCCGACATCACCGTCATTCCTGCCGAGACGATGGACAGCACGGTCATCGCCGCCACCACAGTCGATCGCACGGGCAGCACTGTGACACGGCGACATCCGCGAAACCATCCGCGCGTCCGCTCAGTGGGCGCTCCCCCGCCCGGCACCGCGACCCGTTGTTACCTTCGGCCCGATCTGGACTGGCCGCGGCGCACGAGGAGTAGGCGATGATGCGTGTATCCCGGGTATCGATCGTGGCGGCCACCGCCGCCGCGAGCTGCTTCGGTGTGGCGACCAGCGCACCCGCCGCGGCAGACAACGACTGGGGCCTCAACGGCACGTACGTCGCGACCTCCAACGGTGAGTGGGCGCGCAAGAACGACGTGTTCTACGAGCAGGTCAGCCTGCGCAGCACCTGGACCATCAGCACGCAGTGCAGCTACCCCGGCGAATGCACCGGCACGGTGCACAGCGAATGGGGCTGGACCGCTCCGATCTACCAGAAGAGCGGGATGTGGTACGTCAAACACACCATCCCCGACTGGGTTCCGTGCCCGGACGGCACCGCCGCACCCGGGCTTCAGGTGTTCCGGTTCAAGCCGATGACGCCCAATGGCGGGATGTCCGACCCGACGTCGACGACGCTGGTGGGTGAGGACATCACCACCGGTGTGAGCGGCGCCTGCGGCGTGAACAAGCCCGTGTACATCACGATGCCGTTCAAACTGGTCAAGGCCTGATCCACCGGATCACCTGGGGAGCAGGTCTTCCCAGTTCTGCGCGCCCGGCGTCGCCAGATCCGCTTGGTGCCGCACCTGGCCGTCAGGCGTCGCGTACCGCCCCGTCTCAGGGTCATAGGTGGCAATCGCGACCGAGGGACCGTCACCTGCGGTGTGGGCACTGGGCGCCACCGGCAACGCGCCGCCGTCGACAGGTGTTCCCTCGACCGGGCCGTAGATCTGGTCGTCCAGCGTGACCCGGTCATCCGGCGGCACGCCCTGGGCGATCAGGTTGGGATCGATCGGGTACGGACCCGTCACGTGCTGACGCATCGCGAGCGGTTCGAAAGGCCGGTCGCTCTCACAGATCTCGACCGTCGGAGCCCGCTTGCCCGGTTGTCCCATGCAGGGGAAGTTCCTCGCGCCGCGCACACCGATCGGTGAGTCCTGCGGAAGTTTGCAGTACAGCCCGTCCGGGGTGTCGACATCGGTCAGATCGGCCGGTGACCGCCACTCCGAGGGCGGCAGGAACCCGACCGTGCACGCCGGAGGATCGCCGAGGGTCAGGCTGAACTCCGACAGCGCCATGCCGGTCGGATTGTTCAGCGACGAACCGTAGGACTGGGTGGCCGCCAGGTACGGCGGTAGCAGCACCAGGAGTTGTTCGATCGACGGGTTGTAGGTCACCCCGATCTGTCCGACCGTGACCAGGTTGGCCAGTAGCACCGGCAGCGTCGGCTTGACCTGGTCCAGCAGTCTCGCCGCCTCGTCGGCCGCGCCCGAACCGGTTTGCACGATGGTGCGGATCTGTGGATCATCATCGGCCACCTGCCGGGTGATGCCGGCGAGGCTGCGCGCCCAGGTGCGGATCGCATCGACACTCGCGGCCTGACCGTCGAGCAGTGGCCTGCTGTCGTCGATCAGGGTGCGTGTGGTGTCGGCAGACGCGTGCAGGTCGGATGCGAGCCGCGCCGAGGAATCGAACAGTGCGCCCAGTTCGTGCCCGGATCCGTTGAGGGCTTTGAAGGATTCATCGAGCAGGCCGCCGAGCTGACCCGACGGGATGCTGTCGACCAGGGCGCTCATCTGATCGAGCATCGGCCCCACCTTCTGCGGAACCGAGGTGTTCGCAGCCGTGATGACCGAGCCGTCCTGCAGATACGGCGCGTTGTCGGTCCGGGGCCGCAGGTCGACATACTGCTCACCGACCGCGGACACGCTGCGGACGTCCGCCTGCAGGTCGGCCGGAACCCTGGGGGACGTCTGCAGCGACAGCGTGGCGAGCGCCCCGGAACGCGTGGGACGCACGTCGGTCACCTTGCCCACCTCGATGCCGCGGTAGGTGACGTTGGAGAACCGGTACAGCCCGCCGGTGGACGGCAACTCCAATGTCACGGTGATGCGGCCGATTCCGAACAGCACGGGCGCCTGCAGGTAGCTGAACACCATCATCGCCAACGCCACCACCGAGGTGATGGTGAAGATGATCAGCTGGGTGCGGATGAACCGGGTGATCATCAGTTGCCTCCCTCTGCGGCCGGCGGCGCCGGTGCCACATTCCCCGCGGTCCCCCGGTCACCCGCTCCGTCGATCGTCGGCGGGAACGGCGCCAACTCGGTGGGCTTGGGGGTGACCGGGGCCTTGAGGGGATCCAGCGTGTACGACGAGTACCACGGGTCGCCGGGTGCCGGCACCAGTGAGGCTCCCGGCTGTCCCCACCGG
This genomic window from Mycolicibacterium goodii contains:
- a CDS encoding PaaI family thioesterase — its product is MSDPIPDAEAEHDRALYEPLTQSVRHLVDLTIRSEADDDAVRRAHELIDEAAALLGSRVTPGSFGVRTDAAGHPMPWGNVAIGLRNPIAPPLDVRRDADGRATADLVLGAPYEGPPGQVHGGVCALVLDHVLGATAHHRHQTAFTGTLTIRYVRPTWLGPLRAEAWVDREEGSKTFAVGHLLGPDGEVTAHAEGVFIRPRSAR
- a CDS encoding 3-ketosteroid-delta-1-dehydrogenase, whose amino-acid sequence is MTDPQNLTVDLLVVGSGTGMAAALAAHELGLSAMIVEKTGLVGGSTARSGGAFWMPANPILSEEGSDDTLDAGRTYLEALVADTAPADRARAFLDHGTATVEMLRRTTPMKFQWAKGYSDYHPERPGGSAVGRTCECRPFDTAILGRELSRLRPGVMKSSFPMPVTGADYRWLNLMARVPRKAIPRIMLRAFQGIGGLVLRRRYAAGGQALAAGLYAGVLRAGIPVWTESPLVRLLDDGDRVTGAVVHRNGIDVAISARRGVVLATGGFDHQMDWRRKFQSESMNEDLSLGSEGNTGDGIRIAQDLGADTGLMDQAWWFPAFAPLPGGEPTVMLAERSLPGCLLVDQTGNRFINEATDYMSFGQRVLDRERVGNPVDVMWMIFDQRYRNSYLLAAELFPRMPIPQTWYDAGIAHRSDDLAGLARSIGVDASVLTATLSRFNALAHTGVDTDFGRGDSAYDRYYGDPTVTPNPNLRPLDDGPLYAVKVVLSDLGTCGGVRADARGRALREDGSVIEGLYAIGNTAANTFGASYPGAGATIGQGLVFGYIAARHAAGRLD
- a CDS encoding PadR family transcriptional regulator, whose translation is MTDAADTPLGELNVSPTGWALLGMLSGGDELSGYDIKKWINWAIQFFYSSPAYSQIYSELKRLERLGLVSSRVDAGARSRRMYKITDAGLSAVTRWANEEAVEPPTLKHNPVLRVMLGHLLKPGRLREVLAEHAAYADRMHQAAATEVRWTEDQPAWSYAGLALKWSERYYAAERELALQMIKDLDAVEVQIAQAGAQNIEFPVREYWYEVERRIAAEESDETPPGGDRPD
- a CDS encoding FAD-binding protein, with amino-acid sequence MPDQRSESGRFDIVVDVLVAGSGGGVAGAYTAAREGLSVLLVEATDKFGGTTAYSGGGGMWFPCNPVLERAGTDDTLDEALKYFHAVVGDRTPRDLQDAYVIGGAAFIAYLEQDHSFEFAVLPWPDYYGSVPGARNDGYRHIVPKPLPDSALGPYRGWVRGPLDTERLGAPAPDTLSGGRALVGRFLAALDKLPNADCWREAPLTELIADGGRVLGAIVERGGERLRVCARRGVLLASGGFEQNADMRSRYGVPGRAADTMGGPGSTGAAHRAAMAVGADVDLMDQAWWSPGLTHPDGRSAFALWFTGGIFVDQDGRRFVNESAPYDRLGREVIQRLESGHLRLPYWMVYDSRAGDVPPIGATNVSMVDPAEYRAAGLWRSAQTISGLAEEIGVPADALEATIQRFNKMAASGHDDDFGRGDEAYDRVFTGGASPLVPIDTPPYHAAAFGLSDLGTKGGLRTDARARVLGRDGEPIPGLYAAGNTMAAVSGTTYPGGGNPIGASMLFSHFAALDMATEVTTA
- a CDS encoding MCE family protein, whose protein sequence is MITRFIRTQLIIFTITSVVALAMMVFSYLQAPVLFGIGRITVTLELPSTGGLYRFSNVTYRGIEVGKVTDVRPTRSGALATLSLQTSPRVPADLQADVRSVSAVGEQYVDLRPRTDNAPYLQDGSVITAANTSVPQKVGPMLDQMSALVDSIPSGQLGGLLDESFKALNGSGHELGALFDSSARLASDLHASADTTRTLIDDSRPLLDGQAASVDAIRTWARSLAGITRQVADDDPQIRTIVQTGSGAADEAARLLDQVKPTLPVLLANLVTVGQIGVTYNPSIEQLLVLLPPYLAATQSYGSSLNNPTGMALSEFSLTLGDPPACTVGFLPPSEWRSPADLTDVDTPDGLYCKLPQDSPIGVRGARNFPCMGQPGKRAPTVEICESDRPFEPLAMRQHVTGPYPIDPNLIAQGVPPDDRVTLDDQIYGPVEGTPVDGGALPVAPSAHTAGDGPSVAIATYDPETGRYATPDGQVRHQADLATPGAQNWEDLLPR